One stretch of Bosea vaviloviae DNA includes these proteins:
- a CDS encoding nuclear transport factor 2 family protein, producing MTSDTLPNRSATTIRRLGLAALVATAVAATAAMPARADISATARNEAIVRDAFQRWAGGDNVFQQLLAPDVVWTIPGSGPVAGTYRGLRDFVERASAPLMSRLATRLVPEVRHIWAVGDRVTVRFNASATTTGGRPYRNQFVWLFRMKDGKVAEAEAFLDLVAYQEVVDTNTPLQR from the coding sequence ATGACCTCCGACACTCTGCCCAATCGATCCGCGACCACTATCCGGCGCCTCGGCCTGGCGGCACTCGTCGCGACCGCCGTCGCAGCGACGGCCGCCATGCCGGCGCGGGCGGACATCTCCGCCACCGCCCGCAACGAGGCGATCGTGCGCGATGCGTTTCAGCGCTGGGCCGGCGGGGACAATGTGTTCCAGCAGCTCCTCGCGCCCGATGTCGTCTGGACGATACCGGGTTCGGGTCCGGTCGCGGGCACCTATCGCGGCCTCCGGGATTTCGTCGAAAGGGCCTCCGCGCCGCTGATGAGCCGCCTCGCAACCCGGCTTGTTCCCGAGGTGCGGCACATCTGGGCCGTCGGAGACCGGGTGACGGTGCGTTTCAATGCCAGCGCCACGACGACCGGCGGGCGCCCCTATCGAAACCAGTTCGTCTGGCTGTTCCGCATGAAGGACGGCAAGGTCGCGGAGGCCGAAGCCTTCCTCGATCTCGTCGCCTATCAGGAGGTCGTCGACACCAACACACCGCTTCAACGATAG